A window of Phycisphaerae bacterium genomic DNA:
TCGTAATAGTCCTCCACCCGCATGACGTCGGCGATCTTATGTTTTCGCGAGAATTCCGGCCCCTCGAACCAGCACCCGCCGGAGACAATATCGAGGCGACCGTCGTTATTCACGTCGAACGCGGCCGCAGCCTCAAAGGTTACGTCACCGATGCGCAGCCGCTCAAAACGCAGCGGTGGTTCGGTTGCCTGAGCAACGGCCATTGCCGCGCCGATGGCCAGCAGATGAATCAGCATGTTGCTTCCTCACTCGGTCTTCTGGGCAAACGAAACCGGCGAACCGTCCGGTCTGGTGATTCGCATGCAGAACTCCCAGCCCATGGTGTTCTGCCAGATCTTCATCAGAATCCTGTTGGTCCCGGCCTTGAGTTTGACCGGTACCCGGTCATTATCGACGACCATCGCCCGTGCTTGCCACAATTCAAACACCTGCTCGTCGTTAACCCAAATCTTCTCGCTGTCATCGACGCCCACCAACAGAACGGCGTCCGTCGGCTTTTCGACCGTGATCTCCGTATATGCGTAGGCGATGCACTGCTCGCCGTCGGCGACCGTTTTTCTCAGATCGATTTTTCCGTTGGGATCCTCGGATACCACCGCCTTCCACTGAACCCGTCGCTTGCCGGACATGTAGCGGCCGGACAAGTTGACGTTTGGCTCGTCGACGTACCTCATATTCCAACCTTTGTTCTCCTCGCCCAACTCAAACGGCCCAACCACCCACCAGTTCGTAATCGTGCCCAGCAGACCTTGCAGATCGACCTTCGCGCCGGCTGCGGCCATTCCCTTGGCGACCTCGCGCATGATTTCGAGTGGCGGACTCATCTGCGTCAACGTCTGATAGAGCTCAAGAGCCGCGTCCTTCTTGCCGGCGGCTGTCAAAGCCGAGCCGACGCTCAGCAGCGCACTCATCGCGGACGGTCGCAGGTCTTTGTCCGTCGCGGCGGCCTTTACCGCTTCGGCGGCATCTGCGATCGGACAGGCGGCAATGCCTTCAATCGCCCGCTGACGGGTATCGTGGTCGGTCGCAGCCGCGTTGTCGAAAGATGCCAGATAGGCCGTCCCGGCCTCGTTCTTCCTGCCGGCGGCCCTCAGCGAATCCGCCACTGCGAGCAGACCCTGCCGGGCGACCGCTTTCTCCTCGTCACTGCCGGCCCGGACGGCCGTCGTCAGCAGATCAATGCCCTCGGGTAACCCCGCTGCCGCCAAGGCCTTGAGCCCCGCCATGCGAAACGCCGGATCCTCCGACTGTGCTGCCTGCGTGAGAATCGGTGCGGCCGGCGCGTGTCTCTTGTCCCCCAGCACGGAAACCAGAGCTAGCTGAGTGTTGCGAGGAACGCGCGGATAGGACTCAACGATTGCTCTGGTGACGTCTACACCCTGCATCGAGGTCAGGGCCCCGATGCCGGCACGCCAGGTATGTGGCTCCGCGTCCTGAATGGCATCGAGAATCGGCCTGACGCAAGTGCCGTCGCCGATCTGTCCCAATCCGGCTATAGCGCCGTCGCGATCCATTCCCTGGCCGGTCTTGAGAATGTCAAGGTATGTGTTCACCGCCAGCTGCCAGTTCCCTCCTCTGTCGGCAATGGCTCCAACAAGCCGCAGCATTCCGTCCATAGCCTCCGCATGTGTCGAGGCGTCAGCAACAGCCACAACCGCCCTGG
This region includes:
- a CDS encoding HEAT repeat domain-containing protein; amino-acid sequence: MINRLSRLTCVAAISTVTLAGGCSGVAGPSGVVVPQKSSVEQAFAALPAMASQSDALIAQLAGDDEKARSEARQLLPREGIEVVPKLVPLVGHEKAAVWSAAFNVLADFANQVSIPGREADRVRVAACIMTLVAPDRPEEVKIRGLRLLPLVVPEGFDVGPMAALLYDASLQEKARAAFEEMGTPEASTALRDYLPKAKPDFQMAILNSFARLQRMANVQAALAMTKSENAAVRAAALRAIAWTGDPSLLNVARAVVAVADASTHAEAMDGMLRLVGAIADRGGNWQLAVNTYLDILKTGQGMDRDGAIAGLGQIGDGTCVRPILDAIQDAEPHTWRAGIGALTSMQGVDVTRAIVESYPRVPRNTQLALVSVLGDKRHAPAAPILTQAAQSEDPAFRMAGLKALAAAGLPEGIDLLTTAVRAGSDEEKAVARQGLLAVADSLRAAGRKNEAGTAYLASFDNAAATDHDTRQRAIEGIAACPIADAAEAVKAAATDKDLRPSAMSALLSVGSALTAAGKKDAALELYQTLTQMSPPLEIMREVAKGMAAAGAKVDLQGLLGTITNWWVVGPFELGEENKGWNMRYVDEPNVNLSGRYMSGKRRVQWKAVVSEDPNGKIDLRKTVADGEQCIAYAYTEITVEKPTDAVLLVGVDDSEKIWVNDEQVFELWQARAMVVDNDRVPVKLKAGTNRILMKIWQNTMGWEFCMRITRPDGSPVSFAQKTE
- a CDS encoding VCBS repeat-containing protein; translated protein: MLIHLLAIGAAMAVAQATEPPLRFERLRIGDVTFEAAAAFDVNNDGRLDIVSGGCWFEGPEFSRKHKIADVMRVEDYYDDFSCYPMDVNGDGYQDIITGGWWGGTLRWRENPRGRPIEWVSHDIDKCGNIETTRFWDVDGDG